The proteins below come from a single Pandoraea apista genomic window:
- a CDS encoding zinc-dependent alcohol dehydrogenase family protein, translating into MKALVFHGPQQITLEDRPIPQLLAPTDAIVRVRKTTICGTDLHILKGDVPTVAPGRILGHEGVGEIVQVGEAVTAFKPGDRVLISCISSCGKCDACRRGMYSHCAAGGWILGNRIDGTQAEYVRTPHADTSLYHAPAGVDEDALVMLSDILPTGFECGVLNGKIQPGSSVAIVGAGPIGLAALLTAQFFSPAQVIVVDPDLSRLEVASRLGATAVVSPAKDNAVEVIHRLTGGQGVDTAIEAVGVPATFELCESIVAAGGVIANVGVHGRKVDLHLESLWDRNISITTRLVDTAATPMLLKTVASGRLAPSVLITHHFSLANILDAYRTFGDAANTHALKVIISP; encoded by the coding sequence ATGAAAGCACTCGTGTTTCACGGTCCGCAGCAGATTACGCTTGAGGACCGGCCAATCCCACAGTTGCTGGCGCCAACCGACGCCATCGTCCGTGTTCGAAAAACGACGATTTGCGGAACCGATCTGCACATCCTGAAGGGCGACGTGCCGACGGTGGCACCGGGCCGCATTCTCGGCCACGAGGGGGTCGGAGAGATTGTGCAGGTCGGCGAGGCGGTCACGGCGTTCAAACCGGGCGACCGCGTGCTGATCTCCTGCATTTCGTCCTGCGGAAAATGCGATGCCTGCCGGCGCGGGATGTACTCCCACTGCGCGGCGGGTGGCTGGATTCTTGGCAACCGGATCGATGGCACGCAAGCGGAATACGTTCGCACGCCACACGCCGATACCAGCCTTTACCACGCCCCCGCGGGGGTCGATGAAGACGCGCTGGTGATGCTCAGCGATATTCTGCCCACGGGTTTCGAGTGCGGGGTGCTCAATGGCAAGATCCAGCCCGGAAGCAGCGTCGCCATTGTCGGTGCTGGCCCGATCGGGCTCGCGGCGCTGTTGACCGCGCAGTTTTTCTCGCCGGCCCAGGTGATTGTCGTGGATCCGGACCTCTCACGTCTTGAGGTCGCGTCTCGGCTCGGCGCCACGGCCGTGGTATCGCCCGCCAAGGACAATGCCGTGGAAGTCATTCACCGGCTGACCGGCGGACAGGGGGTAGATACCGCCATCGAAGCCGTGGGGGTGCCGGCGACGTTCGAGCTTTGCGAGTCGATTGTCGCTGCGGGGGGCGTCATCGCCAATGTCGGCGTGCACGGCCGAAAGGTGGACTTGCACCTCGAATCGTTATGGGACAGGAACATTAGCATCACCACCCGGCTAGTCGACACCGCTGCCACCCCCATGTTGCTCAAGACTGTGGCATCGGGGCGCCTCGCGCCCAGCGTATTGATTACCCACCATTTCTCGCTTGCCAATATTCTCGATGCGTACCGGACATTCGGCGACGCCGCCAACACGCATGCGCTCAAAGTTATCATCTCGCCCTGA
- a CDS encoding universal stress protein, producing the protein MRTHARYADLVIVGQQDRNDAETSPAVGFVESTVLGGGRPVLILPYAGKLPQAFNNVLLAWDGGREAARAAADAMPLLTAAKTVHVMHVGRGNHPDDLGPIPGLDIGMFFARHGINVEVTPERGTKDVSVAETLLSRAADMNIDLIVMGGYGHSRMQEWVLGGVTRTLLETMTVPVLMSH; encoded by the coding sequence ATGCGGACCCACGCGCGCTATGCGGATCTGGTCATTGTTGGCCAACAGGATCGGAACGACGCCGAGACGTCGCCTGCCGTGGGGTTTGTCGAATCGACCGTGCTGGGCGGCGGCCGGCCTGTACTGATTCTTCCGTACGCCGGGAAACTACCTCAGGCGTTCAACAACGTTTTGCTTGCCTGGGACGGCGGACGAGAAGCCGCACGGGCTGCCGCCGATGCGATGCCGTTGCTGACGGCCGCCAAAACCGTGCATGTCATGCATGTCGGGCGCGGCAATCACCCCGACGATCTGGGCCCCATTCCGGGGCTCGACATCGGCATGTTCTTCGCACGTCACGGTATCAATGTGGAGGTTACGCCCGAGCGTGGCACCAAAGACGTCAGCGTAGCCGAGACCTTACTTTCGCGCGCGGCGGACATGAACATCGACCTGATCGTGATGGGAGGGTACGGGCACTCACGCATGCAGGAATGGGTCCTTGGCGGCGTTACCCGCACGCTACTCGAAACCATGACGGTGCCGGTGCTGATGTCGCATTGA
- a CDS encoding PAS domain-containing sensor histidine kinase, translating to MAKTTLPGVLRSLSKQTDGAIFAVLFAVIVALAAINWLAVRTTVQDNVDARFDLRTSAATDKLAIAMAAYRDAVHIASDRLAATSPMDAPTWSSYVRSMRLAERLPGLATFGGCEREGNTIKRQVAYSVGEEVALGPDGAITLPTQATQATQATSSQTSDRVFTRADSATGRSYLIFLADTRQPAICAYAIADVDRFVHDAVGPLIHDLTLTISLMDDAGQPTPIFDSLSPRAPAEPRPPAEYRVQTSVPYANKPALSLTFTASHEFAALRGAGVADWVLAFSVLMCAGTLLAWALTINVRRRARALREQEALDKRRSESRLFSVIESVREAIITIDEHQRIQIFNPTAESIFRCSAMEVIGEPLSRFIPERFRDAHYHHIARFGQTGVSERLMGRGRPLWGLRADGEEFPMEASISQSTDAAGKFYTVILRDVTEQRQIANALQTSRNELEKLTARLQDVREDEKLRIARELHDDLGQRLTALKMDAVMLKMSLGEHSSASADINRIEQSIDGMITAVRQMAADLRPTMLDDLGLGPAIEWFAQDFARRYGVAVDVAGARRLPSIPPALSTALFRIVQEALNNVAKHARATAVTIEMSCDRDIRLRISDNGRGLPPTRPKPDSLGLISMRERARLLGGTLDVRSPADGGTVVTTVIPLPASAPTEASPG from the coding sequence ATGGCCAAAACGACTCTCCCCGGCGTACTCCGATCTCTCTCGAAGCAAACCGATGGCGCCATTTTCGCGGTGCTGTTCGCGGTTATCGTCGCTCTCGCTGCGATCAACTGGCTGGCCGTGCGCACAACGGTTCAGGACAATGTCGACGCCCGGTTCGACTTGCGAACCAGTGCGGCAACAGACAAGCTGGCGATCGCCATGGCGGCGTATCGCGACGCTGTTCATATCGCGTCGGATCGCCTCGCCGCGACATCCCCGATGGACGCGCCGACATGGAGCTCGTACGTCAGAAGCATGAGGCTGGCTGAGCGTTTGCCCGGACTCGCAACGTTCGGCGGATGTGAGCGTGAGGGCAACACGATCAAGCGACAGGTTGCCTACTCGGTGGGCGAGGAAGTCGCCCTCGGGCCGGATGGCGCGATAACGTTGCCCACGCAGGCCACGCAGGCCACGCAGGCCACCAGCTCCCAGACGTCGGATCGCGTGTTCACGCGCGCGGATTCGGCGACCGGACGTTCCTATCTGATTTTCCTGGCCGACACTCGTCAGCCGGCGATATGCGCTTATGCGATAGCCGACGTGGACCGATTCGTTCACGACGCCGTCGGGCCGTTGATCCATGACCTCACGTTGACCATTTCCCTGATGGACGACGCCGGGCAGCCAACCCCAATCTTCGACAGTCTTTCTCCCAGAGCGCCGGCCGAGCCGCGACCACCGGCCGAATACCGGGTGCAGACTAGCGTGCCGTATGCGAACAAACCCGCGCTATCGCTCACGTTTACCGCGTCGCACGAATTTGCGGCGTTACGCGGCGCGGGCGTCGCAGACTGGGTACTCGCCTTCAGCGTTCTCATGTGTGCGGGAACGTTGCTGGCATGGGCGCTAACCATCAACGTTCGCCGCCGCGCGCGGGCGCTTCGCGAGCAAGAGGCACTTGATAAGCGCCGCTCGGAGAGCCGGCTATTCAGTGTGATCGAGTCAGTGCGCGAGGCGATCATCACCATCGATGAACATCAGCGCATTCAGATATTCAACCCCACGGCCGAGAGTATCTTTCGATGCAGTGCCATGGAGGTGATTGGGGAGCCGCTTTCGCGGTTCATTCCGGAGAGATTTCGCGACGCCCACTACCACCACATCGCCCGCTTCGGCCAGACTGGCGTTTCCGAGCGATTGATGGGCCGTGGCAGGCCACTATGGGGATTACGCGCCGATGGCGAAGAGTTTCCGATGGAGGCATCCATCTCTCAGAGTACCGACGCCGCAGGCAAGTTTTACACCGTCATATTGCGTGACGTGACGGAGCAACGACAGATCGCAAACGCCCTCCAAACCTCCCGAAACGAGCTTGAAAAACTGACGGCCCGTCTTCAGGACGTTCGGGAGGACGAGAAACTGAGGATCGCAAGAGAGCTGCACGACGATCTCGGGCAACGGCTGACCGCGCTGAAGATGGACGCTGTCATGCTCAAAATGAGCTTGGGGGAACACTCGTCCGCGAGCGCGGACATCAACAGAATCGAACAATCGATCGACGGCATGATTACGGCGGTTCGTCAGATGGCGGCAGACCTTCGCCCGACGATGCTCGACGATCTGGGGCTCGGGCCCGCCATCGAATGGTTCGCGCAGGACTTTGCACGCCGTTACGGTGTGGCAGTCGATGTCGCGGGGGCTCGCCGTCTGCCGTCCATCCCGCCAGCGCTGTCCACGGCATTGTTCCGAATTGTTCAGGAAGCCCTGAACAACGTGGCCAAACATGCGAGAGCAACGGCGGTCACGATCGAGATGTCTTGCGATCGGGACATCCGGTTGCGCATTTCCGATAACGGCCGGGGGCTACCGCCGACA